A part of Solicola gregarius genomic DNA contains:
- a CDS encoding FAD-dependent oxidoreductase — protein sequence MADIEVDVVVLGWGKGGKTLAGALGRAGRSVAVVERSAQMYGGSCININCVPTKALVHQAEGRPDGVDAQDWFSAAIGQRDDLVAKLRARNHAMLAEVDAVTLIDGHARFIGPHQVEVQAGDDRLVIDAETVVVNTGTIPAAPDIEGAAGSSCVYDSTTLQHVEPLPRRLVVVGGGYVGLEFAGMFAHFGSQVTLVDHHDELMPGEDRDVADAVRSLLADQGVEFILGGAIGSVRDEGGASARVVVAPSESADATELDADAVLLATGRRPATTDLGLDVAGISTDDRGYVVVDERLRTSVSGVFAIGDVSGGPQFTYVSLDDYRIVLDQLTGGGTRTTTDRVAVPSTTFLTPPLARVGLNESQARAQGHDFLVATKRVADIAAMPRPKIVGETHGLVKVIADARTDQILGATLFCVDAQEVINLVSLAMRTGTTATQLRDSMWTHPSSTEALNEVLAGLQPSG from the coding sequence GTGGCTGACATCGAAGTGGACGTCGTGGTCCTGGGCTGGGGAAAGGGCGGCAAGACCCTGGCCGGGGCACTCGGTCGGGCAGGCCGGAGCGTCGCCGTGGTCGAGCGCTCCGCGCAGATGTACGGCGGCAGCTGCATCAACATCAACTGTGTGCCGACCAAGGCCCTCGTCCATCAGGCCGAAGGTCGCCCGGACGGCGTGGACGCTCAGGACTGGTTCTCCGCTGCGATCGGCCAGCGCGACGACCTCGTCGCCAAACTGCGGGCCCGCAACCACGCCATGCTCGCGGAGGTCGACGCCGTCACGTTGATCGACGGCCATGCACGATTCATCGGCCCGCATCAGGTGGAGGTCCAGGCAGGCGACGATCGCCTGGTGATCGACGCGGAGACGGTGGTCGTGAACACCGGCACCATCCCGGCGGCCCCGGACATCGAGGGAGCGGCCGGCAGCTCTTGCGTGTACGACTCCACCACGCTGCAGCACGTCGAGCCGTTGCCCCGACGGCTGGTCGTCGTCGGTGGCGGGTACGTCGGCTTGGAGTTCGCCGGCATGTTCGCTCATTTCGGATCTCAGGTCACGCTGGTCGACCACCATGACGAGTTGATGCCCGGCGAAGACCGCGACGTCGCGGATGCCGTGCGGTCGCTGCTGGCCGATCAGGGCGTCGAGTTCATCCTCGGTGGCGCAATCGGCTCCGTGCGCGATGAGGGCGGCGCGAGCGCGCGGGTCGTCGTCGCGCCGTCCGAATCCGCCGACGCCACCGAGCTCGACGCCGATGCCGTGCTCCTCGCGACGGGCCGCCGGCCGGCGACGACGGATCTCGGTCTGGACGTGGCCGGGATCAGCACCGATGACCGCGGCTACGTGGTCGTGGACGAACGGCTGCGGACCTCAGTGTCCGGGGTGTTCGCGATCGGCGACGTGAGCGGCGGCCCGCAGTTCACGTACGTCTCCCTCGACGACTACCGGATCGTCCTTGACCAGCTCACCGGCGGCGGCACGCGTACGACGACCGATCGGGTCGCCGTACCGTCGACGACGTTCCTCACGCCACCGCTCGCCCGGGTAGGTCTCAACGAGAGCCAGGCGCGCGCACAGGGGCACGACTTCCTGGTCGCCACCAAGCGGGTCGCCGACATCGCCGCCATGCCCCGGCCGAAGATCGTGGGCGAGACCCACGGCTTGGTCAAGGTCATCGCCGACGCCCGGACCGACCAGATTCTGGGCGCCACCCTGTTCTGCGTGGATGCCCAGGAGGTCATCAACCTGGTGTCCCTCGCCATGCGCACGGGCACCACCGCCACACAGCTACGCGACAGCATGTGGACCCATCCGTCGAGCACCGAGGCGCTCAACGAGGTTCTCGCCGGACTGCAACCGTCAGGCTGA
- the narI gene encoding respiratory nitrate reductase subunit gamma — protein sequence MDVVLWGVLPYLTLAVLIGGTIWRYRYDKFGWTTRSSQLYESRLLRIGSPMFHFGILLVLVGHIGGLVVPESWTEALGISEDMYHFNALFFGGIAGLCTLAGIIILIYRRRRTGPVFMATTWNDKAMYVLLVGAIALGLWTTLVSVGAGHDAHNYRETVSPWFRSVFYLRPDVDAMAAAPIQFHIHALVGMLLFASWPFTRLVHAFTAPVHYLFRPYIVYRSRDRAAASGSRTPPRGWSPVGTRDRDR from the coding sequence ATGGACGTCGTGCTCTGGGGCGTGCTCCCGTACCTGACCCTCGCCGTGCTGATCGGCGGCACGATCTGGAGGTACCGCTACGACAAGTTCGGCTGGACGACCCGCTCGTCCCAGCTGTACGAGTCGCGGTTGCTGCGCATCGGTTCGCCGATGTTCCACTTCGGCATCCTGCTCGTGCTCGTCGGCCATATCGGCGGGCTGGTCGTCCCCGAGTCGTGGACCGAGGCGCTCGGCATCTCCGAGGACATGTACCACTTCAACGCGCTCTTCTTCGGCGGCATCGCCGGACTGTGCACCCTCGCCGGCATCATCATCTTGATCTATCGCCGTCGGCGTACGGGCCCGGTGTTCATGGCGACGACCTGGAACGACAAGGCGATGTACGTGCTGCTGGTCGGTGCGATCGCACTCGGGCTGTGGACGACGCTGGTGAGCGTCGGGGCGGGACACGACGCACACAACTACCGCGAGACCGTATCCCCGTGGTTCCGTTCGGTCTTCTACCTGCGGCCGGATGTCGACGCGATGGCCGCGGCGCCGATCCAGTTCCACATCCATGCGCTGGTGGGGATGTTGCTGTTCGCGTCGTGGCCGTTCACCCGGCTCGTTCATGCATTCACCGCACCCGTGCACTACCTGTTCCGTCCCTACATCGTCTATCGCAGCCGCGATCGAGCCGCGGCGTCGGGGTCACGTACTCCACCGCGGGGATGGTCGCCCGTCGGTACGCGAGACCGCGACCGCTGA
- a CDS encoding MFS transporter, translated as MEQRATRNLIVATVLFTISFWAWNIVAPLGTHYTEQLDLSPNQKSLLVAMPVLVGSVGRIVAGGLTDRFGGRRMMPLLMVVAAPFVLLIAVAGNADSYGLLVVFSFFLGIAGTTFAVGIPFLNAWYEKSRRGFATGIFGAGMGGTALSAFFTPRFVDWFGYTMTHLIVMVAMLVAAGLGWLLMTDSPEWKPSTEPFVPKLVGALRLGVTWQLSLLYAVTFGGFVAFSTYLPTYLNDIYDFDLTEAGTRTAGFAIAAVIARPVGGVLSDRIGPKPVVSVSLLGAAVMAVVVALQPEPEIPAGTAFVLLALFLGLGSGGVFAWVAVSAPSAQVGSVTGLVGAAGGLGGYFPPLVMGATYDVIGHGYTVGLSLLTIVALLTLAYTQVALRSPKQPADSA; from the coding sequence ATGGAGCAGCGCGCGACCCGCAATCTGATCGTTGCGACAGTGCTGTTCACCATCAGCTTCTGGGCGTGGAACATCGTGGCGCCGCTCGGCACGCACTACACCGAGCAGCTCGATCTGTCGCCGAACCAGAAGTCGCTGCTCGTTGCGATGCCCGTGCTGGTCGGATCGGTTGGCCGCATCGTTGCCGGTGGATTGACCGACCGGTTCGGCGGGCGGCGGATGATGCCGCTGCTGATGGTCGTCGCCGCGCCGTTCGTACTGCTCATCGCGGTCGCCGGCAACGCCGACTCGTACGGGCTGCTGGTCGTGTTCAGCTTCTTCCTCGGCATCGCCGGCACGACGTTCGCGGTCGGCATCCCGTTTCTCAACGCCTGGTACGAGAAGTCGCGCCGTGGCTTCGCGACCGGCATCTTCGGGGCCGGGATGGGTGGCACCGCACTGTCCGCGTTCTTCACGCCGCGGTTCGTCGACTGGTTCGGCTACACGATGACGCATCTGATCGTGATGGTTGCCATGCTCGTCGCCGCGGGGCTCGGCTGGTTGCTGATGACGGATTCGCCCGAGTGGAAGCCGAGCACGGAACCGTTCGTGCCCAAGCTCGTCGGTGCGCTCAGGCTCGGCGTGACCTGGCAGCTCTCGCTGTTGTACGCGGTGACGTTCGGCGGCTTCGTGGCATTCTCGACGTACCTACCGACGTACCTCAATGACATCTACGACTTCGACCTGACCGAGGCGGGCACGCGCACGGCCGGGTTCGCGATCGCCGCCGTCATCGCTCGCCCGGTCGGCGGTGTGCTGTCGGACCGCATCGGACCGAAGCCGGTGGTCAGCGTCTCGTTGCTCGGCGCGGCGGTCATGGCGGTGGTGGTCGCATTGCAGCCCGAGCCGGAGATCCCGGCCGGCACCGCCTTCGTACTGCTCGCGTTGTTCCTCGGGCTCGGGTCGGGCGGCGTCTTTGCCTGGGTCGCGGTCAGTGCGCCGTCGGCACAGGTCGGGAGCGTGACCGGCCTCGTCGGCGCCGCCGGGGGTCTCGGCGGGTACTTCCCGCCGTTGGTCATGGGTGCGACGTACGACGTAATCGGCCATGGCTACACGGTCGGCTTGTCGCTGCTGACGATCGTGGCGCTCCTGACGCTCGCGTACACCCAGGTCGCGTTGCGGTCCCCGAAGCAGCCCGCCGACTCAGCCTGA
- a CDS encoding winged helix-turn-helix transcriptional regulator, whose protein sequence is MALGKDYTGQNCALARALELVGERWTMLILRDAFYGVRRYKDFHSHVGAPRAVLAERLQALTEAGVFEKRQYQDAPPRYEYVLTDAGECLWPAVHTLSRWGDEFIPYDGGVRRAFVHADCGERLDAVGNCPSCRLAVPPREVEMRPGPGTERDSNEVGRALQEPRRLLTPVTP, encoded by the coding sequence ATGGCCCTCGGCAAGGACTACACCGGACAGAACTGCGCTCTCGCGCGGGCACTCGAGCTCGTCGGTGAGCGCTGGACGATGCTCATCCTTCGCGACGCCTTCTACGGAGTGCGCCGCTACAAGGACTTCCACTCCCATGTCGGTGCACCGCGCGCCGTACTGGCCGAGCGGCTGCAGGCGCTGACCGAGGCCGGTGTGTTCGAGAAGCGCCAGTACCAGGACGCCCCGCCCCGCTACGAATACGTGCTCACCGACGCCGGCGAGTGTCTCTGGCCGGCCGTGCACACCCTGTCGCGATGGGGCGACGAGTTCATCCCGTACGACGGCGGCGTACGCCGAGCCTTCGTGCACGCGGACTGTGGGGAACGCCTCGACGCGGTCGGCAACTGTCCGTCGTGCAGGCTGGCCGTCCCGCCTCGCGAGGTCGAGATGCGACCGGGGCCGGGCACCGAGCGGGACTCCAACGAGGTCGGGCGTGCGCTGCAGGAGCCGCGTCGGTTGCTGACCCCCGTCACGCCCTGA
- a CDS encoding MFS transporter, with translation MTEPTTATRVGAATHPRATLALTAAATFLVLMDYTAPLTTIPDLASALDASAAEQTWLINSMPLGLAALLLVSGGLADDYGRRRLFVVGAVALAVSLACAAVAPGSVTFILARVVQGAAGAAVLATSLALIAEAYDGSARVHALGIWGASVGAGIAVGPLASGVFGAAHWAGPYWLFAVAAAALAAVAVPTLTESRTPNPGRPDLIGALTLGIGLALLLGALTEGRSGWASPSVLALFAGAAVLIAAFAVSQARVRRPLVDPALFRHPPFLASTIGALVTGMAIIGMMSYLPTVLQLDAGFAAMATAGLFVFWSGTSAAVAYYSRRLNLRPAPQLAAGFVVAALGPLSWLGGLGSDDWLRLVPGLVVAGAGSGLVNAALPRLAVESVPAQRTAMGSGANNTARYVGSSIGVAVVIAIVQRVADGGGANDLAHGMDVAIIVTSVIALLGAAFTYVLVRD, from the coding sequence GTGACTGAACCGACAACCGCGACCCGCGTCGGCGCGGCAACACACCCGAGGGCAACGCTGGCGCTCACGGCGGCGGCCACCTTCCTGGTGCTGATGGACTACACCGCCCCGCTCACGACGATTCCGGACCTCGCGTCCGCACTCGACGCGAGCGCCGCCGAGCAGACCTGGCTGATCAACTCGATGCCGCTCGGCCTGGCCGCGTTGCTGTTGGTCTCGGGCGGGCTCGCGGACGACTACGGCCGCAGACGCCTCTTCGTCGTCGGTGCAGTGGCGCTCGCGGTCTCGCTCGCGTGCGCCGCCGTCGCACCTGGTTCGGTGACCTTCATCCTCGCCCGCGTCGTACAGGGTGCGGCCGGTGCGGCGGTGCTCGCGACGAGTCTCGCGCTCATCGCGGAGGCGTACGACGGCAGCGCACGCGTACACGCCCTGGGCATCTGGGGCGCCTCCGTCGGCGCGGGTATCGCCGTCGGACCGCTCGCGTCCGGTGTGTTCGGCGCCGCACACTGGGCGGGTCCGTACTGGCTGTTCGCGGTCGCAGCGGCCGCGCTTGCAGCGGTCGCCGTACCGACGCTGACCGAGTCGCGCACTCCGAACCCCGGCCGCCCCGACCTGATCGGCGCGCTCACCCTCGGCATCGGCCTGGCGCTGCTTCTCGGCGCGCTGACCGAGGGCCGCTCGGGGTGGGCTTCGCCGTCCGTCCTCGCACTCTTCGCCGGCGCGGCCGTGCTCATCGCGGCCTTCGCCGTCAGCCAGGCGCGAGTTCGACGTCCGCTCGTCGACCCCGCGCTGTTCCGGCATCCGCCGTTCCTCGCATCGACGATCGGTGCGCTCGTCACGGGCATGGCGATCATCGGGATGATGAGCTACCTCCCGACCGTGCTCCAGCTCGACGCCGGGTTCGCCGCGATGGCGACGGCGGGCCTGTTCGTGTTCTGGTCGGGCACGTCGGCCGCGGTCGCCTACTATTCGCGGCGGCTGAACCTGCGGCCTGCGCCCCAGCTGGCCGCCGGGTTCGTCGTGGCAGCCCTCGGACCGCTCAGCTGGCTCGGCGGGTTGGGGTCCGACGACTGGCTACGGCTGGTGCCCGGACTGGTGGTCGCCGGCGCCGGCAGCGGGCTGGTCAACGCGGCACTACCGCGCCTTGCCGTCGAGAGCGTGCCGGCGCAGCGTACGGCGATGGGGTCGGGCGCCAACAACACCGCCCGCTACGTCGGGTCGTCCATCGGCGTCGCGGTCGTCATCGCCATCGTGCAAAGGGTCGCGGACGGCGGAGGTGCGAACGACCTCGCACACGGCATGGATGTCGCCATCATCGTGACGTCGGTGATCGCACTGCTCGGAGCGGCGTTCACGTACGTGCTCGTGCGGGATTGA